The genomic region GCTTCCAACTGGCTTCAATATAGACCGTCGAGCCACCGTATTCGGCGGCCACCCGAGCGGCGTCGTATTTTTCACCGCGCTGCTTCTTGTCGTCCGCGAACGTCTTAGCGACCTGCTCAGTCTCTTGTTTACTTTCAGCGGCTTGCTTTTTTTGGTACCAAAACAGCGCGCCGCTCGCTAAAACCACCACACCCACCAAGCCCGCTACCCAGTTGACCATCTGCTTCTTCGAACTCGACTCCGCCGCGCTCACCATGCGCTCGACGGTTTCGCGCCCGACGCCTGGCCGAACTGGCGGCGGTTCCACCGAGGTTACTGTCGCCTCGCGAGCGGTTTTCATCGCCGCGGAAGTCTCGACAACCCGTGTGGCCTTCAGCGCCGCCGGCGGCGGCGGATCGAGATTAAACAGAAACTCCGGCCCGCCGGGGCCGAGCCGAACCACGTCACCGTGATGCAAATCTGAATTGCTGGTAATCTTAGCGCCATTGATGAACACGCCGTTGCGGCTGCCGGTATCGACCAAACGAAACTTGTTGCCATCGGCGCCGTCGCGCTCGATCTTGGCATGATTGCGGCTGACCAAATCATCGTTGGGATCGAACTTGACATCGAGTGACGGATCACGGCCAATCGTCAACGCGATGAATTTGTCGAGCGAAAAGCTCTCCTCCTGATTGGCGCGCGCGCCGTTGAGGTGTTTGATGACAATGCGATCCATGGACTTCCTCCGGTTAGGTTCCGCCACAGCGTTGCTGTAGCTCGCTATACCGCCACTGTCGAGTTGATGTCAATCGCCCACTGGCAAGGTGCACTCCACCCGATCGTTCACTGGAGTATTCACCAGCGGTGAAACCGGGTGAAAGGCCATCAACTCAGCGAGATAGGCCTTCAAGAGAGAGCGGACGGTTGCGAAGCCGGCGGCTCCGGTTTCCAGCCAGTGCTGCTCATGTTCTCTTTGCAGAATCACCGGCATGCGCGGATGGAGCGGCTGCATCATTGGATTGGCCGCAGTGGTGACGATCGTGCACGTCGCCAATTTGCTGCCGTCGCGTTTGCGCCACAGGTCCCAGAGCCCGGCAAACGCGAACGGCTCTTGGTTTTTCAAATAAATAAAGTAAGGCACCTTGCCGGCTTCGCCCTGGCGCCACTCGTAGAAACCCGTGCTCGGGATCAAACAGCGCCGCCGCTCCAACAATTCTTTGAACGCCGGCCGCTCCGCCAAACTTTCCGAGCGCGCGTTGATCATCTTGTAGCCGATCTTTTCATCCTGGGCCCACGACGGCACCAGCCCCCAGCGCATCGGCCCGATGCGATTGCTGCCATGGGAGTTGATAATCACCGGCACGTCCTGACCGGGACAGATATTGTAGCGCGCCGCAAACAAGGAAGGATCGTTGTCGAGATTCCAGCGCACCCGCAGGTCGGCAAAGTTACTCGGGAAATAGCCGTAGCGTCCACACATATTCGCTTAAGATGTAGCGTCACCACCGCACAAGTGCAACGATTGGCGAGGCTTACCACGGAGAAAACAGGAGGGCTCGGCGCGCCCCTTGCGGCATTCCAATCGCCGCTCGCGGCAACGATTGTTTCATCAGGGTGGTCGCTGGGCACGATGCGTTTGTCCCAGCGCCGCAATGTCATCCGTTACGCCGCGCGCCGACGCAAACCGCCCCCTTTGGTGGTCTTTCTACGAAGCGTTTGACGGGCTTGCCACGCCAACAGGCCGCGGCGCACGTACTGGGCGTCGAGTCCGAGCGTGTCGCAGATACTGGCAAAACTGAATACCCATTCATCGCCCGGTGCCATGATCCAATTGCGCGCTTCATGAAATTTTTTCAGCCCGGCGCGATCCCGCGCCGCGCTAAAGCGACGAAAGCAGTGTAGCGCGTCCTGCAGTACCGCCAGCAAGAGCATCTTTTCGGGCTCAAAATAATAACTGCGCTTAGCTGTGTCGCGGTATAGATCCGATGCCAGTGCGTCACGCTCCAACAGCGCTGCGAAATCTTGACTCATGCGATTTCCTCCTCCCCTACTCAGCTCCACGCAACGCATGTGCCACGGAAAAGCGCCCTTGGCGGGCATACTTTTTTTGCAAGCCTGCGGAATCTCGATGGAGGCTTTCTCAAATGCAGGAAAAAGCGCCGCGCTTTTCCTGGAGAGAAAGTAGAAAACAATCGGCGGGCGCTGAATCGTTCAAACGGTACTTTGGCGAGCCAAGCTTCTTGGGCTATGTATGACGAAAGCCAGCGACGGACGGATCAACCTGATGTCGCGATCTTATCCGATTCGGTTACGGTTTGCCTCTCTCACCTTCTCGCGAACAAGTGCCCCCACTGCCGCAACACTTTCTCGCGATACTCCTTACTCATGCCGCTCACTTCCGGGAATTCATCTCGGCTGGCAAACGGCCGGCAGGCATCGATGATTTGGCAGGAGCTCACCATGTCGCCTCTGCGCCGCTCGTCCTCCGTCACCGTTGGATTTAAGTCGCTCGCCGGCACCGCGACGATTTCCGATTGCCGCTTGGGGTCCCAACGGGTCGCCACCGCCCACATCACTTCGTTGAAATTGGTAATATCGATATCGTCGTCGACGACGATGATCATGCGCGTGTCGCGGCCGCCGTCGCGGGTCGCCAGCACGCCGTGGCCAACCTGGCGCGCGTGGCCCGGGTAGCGCTGGCGAATGGCGACAATCACCACGAAGCGCCCCTGGCGCGGAAACCAGACGCCGCGCACCTCGGGAATGCCGGCGCGCTCCATCGACGACCAGATGTTGGCCGAGCGCACGTACTTGTACATGTCGGTGTTGAGATAAGTCTTAAGCGGCGGATCGCCGGTGATGATCGGATCGTCACGGTGATAAATCGCGGAAATCTTTACCACTGGCCGATCGATGGTGCCGGAAGCATAATAGCCGGGCCACTCGCCAAACGGCCCTTCGGGGTGCGATTCTTTTTCCGGCGGCGGCGCGAAACCTTCCAAGACAATTTCAGCGTTGGCCGGCATCGGCAGGCCGGTGACTTCCGAGTTCACCACCGGCATGGGTTCGCCAAGCAAGCCGCCGAGAA from Deltaproteobacteria bacterium harbors:
- a CDS encoding SOS response-associated peptidase yields the protein MCGRYGYFPSNFADLRVRWNLDNDPSLFAARYNICPGQDVPVIINSHGSNRIGPMRWGLVPSWAQDEKIGYKMINARSESLAERPAFKELLERRRCLIPSTGFYEWRQGEAGKVPYFIYLKNQEPFAFAGLWDLWRKRDGSKLATCTIVTTAANPMMQPLHPRMPVILQREHEQHWLETGAAGFATVRSLLKAYLAELMAFHPVSPLVNTPVNDRVECTLPVGD
- a CDS encoding UbiD family decarboxylase, which translates into the protein MSEPSNIQAAYDLRVFLDEVRALGELQEILRAHWNLEIGALTELFAEQAVPPALLFDEIPDYPRGRRVLSNVLYSPRRQAVALGVAPELRGIPLVFEIKRRLAEMKPLPPTVVKNAPVLQNIVTGSAVDVGKFPAPQWHEKDGGRYIGTFDAVIARDPDSGYVNVGTYRVQVHDRNTVGLWMIPGKHGNLIAQKYWSKGQDCPFLIACGVPPSLLLASSLGIPWGVGEYDFLGGLLGEPMPVVNSEVTGLPMPANAEIVLEGFAPPPEKESHPEGPFGEWPGYYASGTIDRPVVKISAIYHRDDPIITGDPPLKTYLNTDMYKYVRSANIWSSMERAGIPEVRGVWFPRQGRFVVIVAIRQRYPGHARQVGHGVLATRDGGRDTRMIIVVDDDIDITNFNEVMWAVATRWDPKRQSEIVAVPASDLNPTVTEDERRRGDMVSSCQIIDACRPFASRDEFPEVSGMSKEYREKVLRQWGHLFARR